The window GCTGTGGAATGTGCACTTGGAAGTCCCACAAAGCAGACAGAAGATGCTCCAAACCAGCAACTACAGCCTGGTGCTCTCGCTGCAGTTCCTGCTGCTGTCCTATGACCTGTTTGTCAACTCCTTCTCCGAGCTCCTCCGAAGGGCTCCTGTCATCCAGCTGGTGCTTTTCATGTGAGTATGGGAGACAGGCTAGAGAGCCGAATCCAGTGTGTCAGCTCTGACTGTCACACTTGAGCATTTTTAAAGTCATTAGTGTGTCCAGAGTCTGTGCTGTCAGGAGGTTTGGGGCGACAGTCACAGAGAAGAACGGATCTCACAGCGTCCCTTAGAACTTAGGGCCACTCTGAAGTACTCGCATAACCCCCACTTGGCTAtactttgttttatgtgtctACAGCATCCAGGATATTGCAATCCTCTTCAACATCATCATAATTTTCCTCATGTTCTTCAACACCTTCgtcttccaggctggcctggtcaACCTCCTGTTCCATAAGTTCAAAGGAACCATCATTCTGACCTCTGTGTACCTCGCTCTCAGCATCTCCCTTCATGTCTGGGTCATGGTAAGAGTGAAAGCTCTCAAttcttatatatttaatttttaaaatttatatatatagcTATTGTGCTGTGTCCATGTGTAGATGGTTAGAGGTGTGGGGGCCAAAGGATAACTttctcagttctcttcttctatcatGTAGGCTCTGAGGATtaaactgaggtcatcaggcctggcaaCAAATGCCCccaaccgctgagctatctctcaccGGCCCTTTCATATCTTTAAAGAGCTAGAAAT of the Chionomys nivalis chromosome 8, mChiNiv1.1, whole genome shotgun sequence genome contains:
- the Tmem138 gene encoding transmembrane protein 138 isoform X1: MLIVGRIKENSLGQQDYPGAELWNVHLEVPQSRQKMLQTSNYSLVLSLQFLLLSYDLFVNSFSELLRRAPVIQLVLFIIQDIAILFNIIIIFLMFFNTFVFQAGLVNLLFHKFKGTIILTSVYLALSISLHVWVMNLRWKNSNSFIWTDGLQTLFVFQRLAAVLYCYFYKRTAVRLGDPRFYQDSLWLRKEFMQVRR
- the Tmem138 gene encoding transmembrane protein 138 isoform X2 encodes the protein MLQTSNYSLVLSLQFLLLSYDLFVNSFSELLRRAPVIQLVLFIIQDIAILFNIIIIFLMFFNTFVFQAGLVNLLFHKFKGTIILTSVYLALSISLHVWVMNLRWKNSNSFIWTDGLQTLFVFQRLAAVLYCYFYKRTAVRLGDPRFYQDSLWLRKEFMQVRR